A window of Corallococcus macrosporus DSM 14697 contains these coding sequences:
- a CDS encoding type IV pilus twitching motility protein PilT, whose amino-acid sequence MDLATLNKLLAVGVQNGASDIHFRPGDPPIYRVNGALRPLKMEKLHADHTRQVAFHVVSDPEVKKQIDTLQECDASYSLPGVARFRVNIYRQRGSLACILRIIPDEIPTIDGLGLPQVLKKIAGNERGLVLVTGATGSGKSSTLASMIDHINRTENLHVLTIEDPIEFIYKNIKSSISQREIGPDTQSFAIALRAALRQDPDVILVGEMRDTETIDIALKASETGHLVLSTVHTTDASRTINRLVSVFPAEEQTMVRMRLADCLKATVSQRLLPRASGKGRTVALEIMVQTKTVEQYIRDDRANELKDVIEKGRDMFGMQSFDQHLTQLYREGLITLETAQSAASNPADFQRALEFE is encoded by the coding sequence CTGGATCTGGCAACGCTCAACAAGCTGCTCGCGGTCGGTGTGCAGAACGGTGCATCGGACATCCATTTCAGGCCGGGAGACCCGCCCATCTACCGGGTCAATGGCGCGCTCCGGCCCTTGAAGATGGAGAAGCTTCACGCGGACCACACACGACAGGTGGCGTTCCATGTCGTGTCGGACCCCGAGGTGAAGAAGCAGATCGACACGCTGCAGGAGTGCGACGCGTCCTACAGCCTGCCGGGCGTGGCGCGCTTCCGGGTGAACATCTACCGGCAGCGGGGCTCGCTGGCGTGCATCCTGCGCATCATCCCGGATGAAATCCCAACCATTGACGGGCTGGGATTGCCGCAGGTGCTGAAGAAGATTGCCGGCAACGAGCGCGGGCTGGTGCTGGTGACGGGCGCGACGGGCTCCGGAAAGAGCTCCACGCTGGCGTCGATGATTGACCACATCAACCGCACGGAGAACCTGCACGTCCTCACCATCGAGGACCCCATCGAGTTCATCTACAAGAACATCAAGTCCTCCATCTCCCAGCGGGAGATTGGTCCGGACACGCAGAGCTTCGCCATCGCCCTGCGCGCGGCGCTGCGCCAGGACCCGGACGTCATCCTCGTGGGCGAGATGCGCGACACGGAGACCATCGACATCGCGCTCAAGGCGTCCGAGACGGGCCACCTGGTGCTCTCCACGGTGCACACCACGGACGCGTCCCGCACCATCAACCGCCTGGTGTCGGTGTTCCCCGCGGAAGAGCAGACGATGGTGCGCATGCGCCTGGCGGACTGCCTCAAGGCCACGGTGTCGCAGCGCCTGCTGCCCCGGGCCAGCGGCAAGGGCCGCACGGTGGCGCTGGAAATCATGGTGCAGACGAAGACGGTGGAGCAGTACATCCGCGACGACCGCGCCAACGAGCTGAAGGACGTCATCGAGAAGGGCCGCGACATGTTCGGCATGCAGTCCTTCGACCAGCACCTGACGCAGCTCTACCGGGAGGGGCTCATCACCCTGGAGACGGCGCAGAGCGCGGCCTCCAACCCGGCCGACTTCCAGCGCGCGCTCGAGTTCGAGTGA
- a CDS encoding eCIS core domain-containing protein, whose product MSPAGTFSERLVDAGRGLLTGATSASVGVARSVGVVLRSMGGGVAHCARGRPREGIPRLGQGLTRVAQLPADAVLMMGGRVLSSVQVLVGLEPPGRRLTEDEVSRLRPIFGDSLDFAAVRVKVGRLGLLGLPGRAFAHGDTVFVPPQSGGVDFGLLVHELTHVWQHQHGGTAYLSAALAAQWSGDGYDWRKGVSREKRWAQLNPEQQAQLIEDAAVAGLIPFTSPVSPRMKLRGWSDAALALLDEAVTCLHAGRGAP is encoded by the coding sequence ATGAGCCCCGCGGGCACCTTCTCCGAGCGGCTGGTGGATGCGGGCCGGGGCCTGCTCACCGGCGCCACGAGCGCGTCGGTGGGGGTGGCTCGCAGCGTGGGCGTGGTGCTGAGGTCCATGGGCGGCGGCGTGGCGCACTGCGCGCGTGGCCGGCCTCGCGAGGGGATTCCCCGGCTGGGCCAGGGCCTGACGCGCGTGGCGCAGCTCCCCGCGGACGCGGTGCTGATGATGGGCGGGCGCGTGCTCAGCTCGGTGCAGGTGCTCGTCGGCCTGGAGCCGCCGGGCCGCCGCCTCACGGAGGACGAGGTCTCCCGCCTGCGGCCCATCTTCGGAGACAGCCTGGACTTCGCGGCGGTGCGGGTGAAGGTGGGGCGGCTGGGCCTGTTGGGCCTGCCCGGGCGGGCCTTCGCGCACGGCGACACCGTCTTCGTCCCGCCCCAGAGCGGGGGCGTGGACTTCGGCCTGCTCGTCCACGAGCTGACGCACGTGTGGCAGCACCAGCACGGCGGCACCGCCTACCTGAGCGCGGCGCTGGCCGCCCAGTGGTCCGGGGACGGCTACGACTGGCGCAAGGGCGTGAGCCGCGAGAAGCGCTGGGCCCAGCTCAACCCCGAGCAGCAGGCTCAGCTCATCGAGGACGCCGCCGTCGCCGGCCTCATCCCCTTCACCTCGCCGGTGTCGCCGCGCATGAAGCTGCGGGGCTGGTCGGACGCGGCGCTCGCGCTGCTGGATGAAGCGGTGACGTGCCTGCACGCGGGCCGCGGCGCGCCCTGA
- a CDS encoding YiaA/YiaB family inner membrane protein encodes MARATPKVVVAHSTAWVAQTWLSFVLSVGVTAVGIWNLPVDIWVKSFLGMGLLFTVGSTFSLSKTVRDQHEMEQLGTRLDEARVSRLLSEHDPLAPPKL; translated from the coding sequence ATGGCCCGCGCCACGCCGAAGGTTGTCGTTGCCCACAGCACCGCCTGGGTTGCCCAGACCTGGCTCTCCTTTGTCCTCTCCGTCGGCGTGACGGCGGTCGGCATCTGGAACCTGCCCGTGGACATCTGGGTGAAGTCCTTCCTGGGCATGGGCCTGCTCTTCACCGTCGGGTCGACGTTCAGCCTGTCGAAGACGGTGAGGGACCAGCACGAGATGGAGCAGCTCGGCACGCGGCTGGACGAGGCGCGCGTGTCCCGGCTCCTCTCCGAGCACGACCCGCTGGCCCCGCCCAAGCTGTGA
- a CDS encoding LysR family transcriptional regulator translates to MIQLQRLEGFYRVARAEGYARAVPTFPYPITQPGIHQQVKRLEAEVGVPLFERVGKDRVVLTPEGRALYAHVAPFLEGLDTVVQSLRKGEVGGTLRIHASGHVLRHLLPAWLRKLQAKRPDIEVVLFESKTPALDVLRAGDTDLVVDHLPAVPDDVEAREVGHTRPFLVLPAHHPQAKRQRVQLEQLRDDAFIAYSTDRYLRDLQLAALARAGVTPRRLHAADSSETILGFVAAGLGFSLLASLLPGGPREAGVVSRPLPGVGTGTVHAAWRRSAARSPLIQAALSLAPRP, encoded by the coding sequence ATGATTCAGCTCCAGCGGCTCGAGGGCTTCTACCGGGTGGCGCGCGCGGAAGGGTACGCGCGGGCCGTGCCCACCTTCCCGTATCCGATTACGCAGCCGGGCATCCATCAGCAGGTGAAGCGGCTGGAGGCGGAGGTCGGCGTGCCGCTCTTCGAGCGCGTGGGCAAGGACCGCGTGGTGCTCACACCGGAGGGGCGCGCGCTGTACGCGCATGTGGCGCCGTTCCTCGAAGGGCTGGACACCGTGGTGCAGTCGCTGCGCAAGGGCGAGGTGGGCGGCACGCTGCGCATCCACGCCTCTGGCCACGTGCTGCGGCACCTGCTGCCCGCGTGGCTGCGGAAGCTCCAGGCGAAGCGGCCGGACATCGAGGTCGTCCTGTTCGAGTCCAAGACGCCCGCGCTGGACGTGCTGCGCGCGGGCGACACGGACCTGGTGGTGGACCACCTGCCCGCGGTGCCCGACGACGTGGAGGCCCGCGAGGTGGGCCACACCCGTCCCTTCCTGGTGCTGCCCGCGCATCACCCGCAGGCGAAGCGTCAGCGGGTGCAACTGGAGCAGCTTCGCGACGACGCGTTCATCGCCTACAGCACGGACCGGTACCTGCGGGACTTGCAGCTCGCGGCGCTGGCGCGGGCCGGCGTCACGCCCCGGCGGCTGCACGCGGCGGACTCCTCGGAGACCATCCTGGGCTTCGTGGCGGCGGGGCTGGGGTTCTCGCTGCTGGCCTCGCTCCTCCCGGGCGGGCCGCGCGAGGCGGGCGTGGTGTCCAGGCCGCTGCCGGGCGTGGGCACGGGCACCGTCCACGCCGCCTGGCGCAGGTCCGCGGCGCGCAGCCCGCTCATCCAGGCCGCGTTGTCGCTGGCGCCCCGGCCCTGA
- a CDS encoding C40 family peptidase — MSSSYRIKSGDTLSHLAQRYNTSVSALMKANPQIKNADLIYAGKSLNIPGARDTFESGTSGSGRAGGATGGSGGSQGVQGPGSSGPGIRGPKGSPFEIASQHLGKNAGSLKLEGNGVGADMEDWVPNNVNCANFVSAVLEQAGQISDAQHDNSVMGLMAKLDRDPNFKRIDLKDAKPGDVVSMKTNGGQHVVMFAGWKDGKPQFIGSNNVNSDGSQRVTISSMNYPIMAVHQYQG, encoded by the coding sequence ATGAGCAGCAGCTACCGCATCAAGTCGGGCGACACCCTCTCCCACCTGGCGCAGCGCTACAACACCAGCGTCAGCGCGCTGATGAAGGCGAACCCGCAAATCAAGAACGCGGACCTCATCTACGCCGGCAAGTCGCTGAACATCCCGGGGGCTCGGGACACCTTCGAGAGCGGCACGTCCGGCTCCGGCCGCGCGGGCGGCGCCACGGGTGGCAGCGGCGGTTCGCAGGGCGTGCAGGGCCCCGGCAGCTCCGGCCCCGGCATCCGCGGCCCCAAGGGCAGCCCCTTCGAAATCGCGTCGCAGCACCTGGGCAAGAACGCCGGTTCGCTGAAGCTGGAGGGGAACGGCGTGGGCGCGGACATGGAGGACTGGGTCCCCAACAACGTCAACTGCGCCAACTTCGTGTCCGCCGTGCTGGAGCAGGCCGGCCAGATTTCCGACGCGCAGCACGACAACAGCGTGATGGGCCTGATGGCCAAGCTGGACCGGGACCCCAACTTCAAGCGCATCGACCTGAAGGACGCGAAGCCGGGTGACGTGGTCTCCATGAAGACCAACGGCGGCCAGCACGTGGTGATGTTCGCGGGCTGGAAGGACGGCAAGCCGCAGTTCATCGGCTCCAACAACGTCAACTCGGATGGCTCGCAGCGCGTCACCATCTCCAGCATGAACTACCCCATCATGGCCGTGCACCAGTACCAGGGCTGA
- a CDS encoding protein-tyrosine phosphatase family protein, translating to MSAPSRRLNLDWVLPSLALGGRFPIDTAEHLAAKLGIRCVVDVRVEACDDERVLREHGITLLHLPTEDLRAIRGDRLDDGVAWVTEQLAQGHKVYIHCEHGVGRSALLALCVLVALGHPPLEALALAKQRRWQVSPSTEQLRTFMSWAETWRQRHAAAWPVPRLEDLAAIAHSHLAQPPPLSRLGED from the coding sequence ATGAGCGCGCCGTCCCGGAGACTGAACCTGGACTGGGTGCTGCCCTCGCTGGCGTTGGGGGGCCGCTTCCCCATCGACACGGCGGAGCACCTGGCCGCGAAGCTCGGCATCCGCTGCGTGGTGGATGTGCGGGTGGAGGCGTGTGACGACGAGCGCGTCCTGCGCGAGCACGGCATAACCCTGCTGCACCTGCCCACCGAGGACCTCCGCGCCATCCGCGGCGACCGGCTGGATGACGGCGTCGCGTGGGTGACGGAGCAGCTCGCGCAGGGCCACAAAGTCTATATCCACTGCGAGCACGGGGTGGGGCGCAGCGCGCTGTTGGCCCTCTGTGTCCTGGTGGCCCTGGGCCATCCGCCCCTGGAGGCGCTGGCCCTGGCGAAGCAGCGGCGCTGGCAGGTGTCGCCCAGCACGGAGCAGCTTCGCACCTTCATGTCGTGGGCGGAGACCTGGCGTCAGCGGCATGCGGCCGCGTGGCCTGTGCCCCGGTTGGAGGACCTGGCCGCCATTGCCCACAGTCACCTGGCCCAGCCGCCACCGCTGTCCCGCCTGGGCGAGGACTGA